Proteins from a single region of Massilibacterium senegalense:
- the cas2 gene encoding CRISPR-associated endonuclease Cas2 — protein MRVLIMFDLPVETKEQVRAYTTFRKELIQNGFLMLQYSIYMKSCLNKEAAQYSIKSIKRFLPKNGHVRALIITEKQYEKMMILVGEEEKSFEILGDNRTIIF, from the coding sequence GTGAGAGTTTTAATAATGTTTGATTTACCTGTTGAAACAAAAGAACAAGTAAGGGCTTATACGACATTTCGCAAGGAATTAATTCAAAATGGTTTTTTAATGCTTCAATATTCTATTTATATGAAATCATGTTTAAATAAAGAAGCAGCTCAATATTCTATTAAGTCAATCAAAAGATTTTTACCTAAAAATGGACATGTGAGAGCTTTGATTATTACTGAGAAACAATATGAAAAAATGATGATTTTAGTTGGGGAAGAGGAAAAAAGTTTTGAAATATTAGGAGATAATCGAACAATAATTTTTTAG
- the cas1 gene encoding type II CRISPR-associated endonuclease Cas1 → MSWRIIYASEVDKLSLHLHSLKVKKGDLEIKIPLSDIFAVVVEDLTANLTTRLLVELSRNNILVILCNQQHLPECIIQPVSGHFGQYKQMVKQLSWEEDLKGTAWQSIIRYKIKNQIECMKKIGTSNHRLDKMVELGKNITINDQTNIEGQAARIYFNSIFDGDFVRSNPNLVENAALNYGYAIFNAAIARTIVAKGLIPALGIYHKGERNHFNLASDIIEPFRPIVDYFVSSKPPEIFLTKDYRVKLINLLHTKILIDGKQQTVIRAIEIMIQSLFEFFETGGKQQIKMPSLMKIKFYEL, encoded by the coding sequence ATGAGTTGGCGTATTATATATGCAAGTGAAGTCGATAAACTATCTCTTCATTTGCATAGCTTAAAGGTAAAGAAGGGGGATTTGGAAATAAAAATTCCCCTTTCGGATATTTTTGCAGTTGTCGTGGAAGATTTAACAGCAAACCTAACAACTAGATTATTAGTTGAATTATCCCGTAACAATATTCTTGTAATTTTATGTAATCAACAACATCTTCCTGAATGTATTATTCAACCTGTATCAGGTCATTTTGGTCAATATAAGCAAATGGTAAAACAGCTATCCTGGGAAGAAGATTTAAAAGGAACAGCTTGGCAATCTATAATCCGTTATAAAATAAAAAATCAAATCGAATGTATGAAAAAAATAGGGACGAGCAATCATCGTTTAGATAAAATGGTTGAACTGGGTAAAAATATCACTATTAATGATCAGACGAATATTGAAGGACAAGCTGCAAGGATTTATTTTAATAGTATTTTTGATGGTGACTTTGTACGAAGTAATCCAAACTTAGTAGAGAATGCTGCTTTAAATTATGGTTATGCTATTTTTAATGCAGCTATTGCTCGAACTATTGTTGCAAAAGGATTAATTCCAGCGCTGGGCATTTATCATAAAGGGGAGAGAAATCATTTTAATTTAGCGTCAGATATCATTGAACCATTTAGACCTATTGTTGATTATTTTGTCTCATCTAAGCCTCCTGAAATATTTTTAACAAAAGATTATAGAGTTAAATTAATTAATTTACTTCATACAAAAATATTAATTGATGGAAAACAGCAAACAGTAATTCGAGCGATTGAAATTATGATACAGTCCCTTTTTGAGTTTTTTGAAACAGGTGGAAAACAACAAATAAAGATGCCAAGTCTTATGAAAATTAAGTTTTATGAGTTATAG